In a single window of the Nicotiana tomentosiformis chromosome 10, ASM39032v3, whole genome shotgun sequence genome:
- the LOC138899693 gene encoding intracellular protein transport protein uso1-like — protein MASTSKDPTFKTKTARKPRKNTIPLTEESVRRLRDEDEEEEEEEEENDASILVARVKNTIDVPKATGSMAFDEVLSRTEGMSEKELGKVLESLEIEDASHRSLQMVSISEGAGPNALRTEENAPSESLGAIVIGDSPTLLDFFEGAIREARALGTLEVDGDYEGEDPFCDLFIGIEDAAGPSDVSGFFFEVQRTLNWALALHQEKEEEIKDIRAELAKAYQDQTDLTEQALALHQEVFSKSQTELSRRKADFRGLSEERNALKLLNGHKEEEIKDIRAELAKAYQDQTDLTEQVMIILKTHGLGSGMMANISISQLQQKLEVIRLLREEVDTIKAETLGWKEGMDHLTAEKETARAQLSSAESQLQGMKEKSSVQARKIKELEARLVFELAKAKSQVEKAKAEADAFMAVYRADAEAAQVQEKKAAKTAQTRSYGWLNSPNANLGGKPSRRSMLEVSILPKR, from the exons ATGGCCTCTACCTCCAAGGATCCAACATTTAAGACaaagacggctcgtaagccgaggaagaacaccATTCCTTTGACTGAAGAATCagttcggcgtctaagggatgaagatgaagaggaagaggaagaggaagaagagaacGACGCGTccatactggtggcccgagtgaagaacaCCATCGATGTCCCAAAGGCAACGGGGTCGATGGCATTTGATGAGGTTCTATCTCGAACTGAGGGGATGTCAGAGAAGGAATTGGGCAAAGTCCTCGAGTCattggagatcgaggatgcctcccaccgaagtcTACAAATGGTGAGTATATCTGAAGGGGCCGGCCCTAATGCTCTTCGAACTgaagagaacgccccaagcgaatcgcttggggcaatagtaatcggagactcgcctacTCTCCTTGATTTTTTCGAAGGGGCAATTCGGGAAGCCCgagctttggggaccctcgaAGTAGACGGGGACTATGAGGGAGAGGACCCCTTTTGTGATTTGTTTATCGGTATTGAGGATGCTGCCGGCCCGAGTGATGTGTCGGGTTTTTTCTTCGAGGTTCAACGAACCCTGAATTGG GCTTTAGCTCTTCATCAAGAG aaagaggaagagatcaaagatattcgagccgagttggccaaggcataccaagatcagaccgacctgaccgagcag GCTTTAGCTCTTCATCAAGAGGTGTTTTCCAAGTCTCAAACGGAACTGAGCCGACGTAAGGCCGACTTCCGAGGACTTTCGGAAgagagaaatgccctcaaactTCTTAATGGGCATAAAGAGGAAGAGATCAAAGAtatccgagccgagttggccaaggcataccaagatcagaccgacctgaccgagcaggtaatgataatattAAAAACTCATGGGCTCGGTTCGGGAATgatggctaatatttcgatctcacagctgcagcagaagcttgaggtgatcaggctgcttcgtgaggaggtcgatacgataaaggcggagaccttggggtggaaagaaggcatGGACCACCTcactgcagaaaaagagactgctcgagcccaattatcatcggccgaaagtcaacttcaaggcatgaaggagaagagttcggttcaagcaagaaaaataaaggagctcgaggctcggttggttttcgaacttgccaaggccaaatctcaAGTTGAAAAAGCAAAGGCCGAGGCGGATGCATtcatggccgtctatcgggccgatgctgaagccgctcaagtacaaGAAAAAAAGGCAGCCAAGACTGCTCAAACTCGATCATATGGGtggctgaactcgccaaatgccaatctcggagggaaaccctcgaggagatccatgctcgaggtttcgatcttaccgaagagataa
- the LOC104110841 gene encoding protein RADIALIS-like 2: MSSMSSQHGSGSWTAKQNKAFEKALAVYDKDTCDRWSNVAKAVGGKTAEEVKRHYEILVHDVLYIESGRVPFPKYKTTTRE; this comes from the coding sequence ATGAGCTCAATGTCGTCTCAACATGGGTCTGGCTCCTGGACAGCAAAACAGAACAAGGCCTTTGAGAAGGCATTGGCAGTGTATGACAAAGACACTTGTGATCGTTGGTCCAATGTTGCCAAAGCAGTTGGAGGAAAAACAGCTGAAGAGGTGAAACGACACTATGAAATCCTTGTGCACGATGTTTTGTACATTGAGAGTGGTAGAGTGCCCTTCCCCAAATACAAGACTACTACTCGAGAATAA